A region from the Panicum virgatum strain AP13 unplaced genomic scaffold, P.virgatum_v5 scaffold_3456, whole genome shotgun sequence genome encodes:
- the LOC120694134 gene encoding uncharacterized protein LOC120694134, protein MHYEARVQAVITYYADVEKRKVGKDVARNMFLTREQYLRVPPNWCAGKGACWEMMVDMWLSEEWIQRHNLCRERRLLMQGAPHHQDSRGLPEYRDAWSGSHEDQECNDFQAYCMAHKGRATSDVSYNPADPPEAYSNPSVHTRITEYTEMGKALHGDMGSGHPAPFWRSHHEGRRREEAR, encoded by the exons atgcactacgaggcgCGTGTTCAGGCCGTAATTACCTACTACGCCGATGTGGAAAAAAGGAAGGTCGGCAAGGACGTAGCAAGAAATATGTTTCTCACGCGGGAACAATACTTGAGG GTGCCTCCGAACTGGTGTGCTGGCAAGGGCGCGTGCTGGGAaatgatggtggacatgtggctTAGCGAGGAGTGGATTCAGCGGCACAACTTATGCCGGGAGCGCCGCTTGTTGATGCAAGGTGCGCCACACCATCAAGACAGCCGAGGCCTTCCCGAGTACAGGGATGCTTGG TCGGGGTCACATGAAGACCAGGAATGCAATGACTTCCAGGCATACTGTATGGCGCACAAGGGCAGGGCGACGTCCGACGTCTCCTACAACCCGGCGGATCCACCCGAGGCGTACAGCAACCCGAGCGTCCACACGCGCATCACTGAGTACACGGAGATGGGAAAGGCACTCCATGGGGACATGGGATCCGGCCACCCAGCCCCTTTctggagaagccatcatgagggcaggaggagggaagaagcacg